Proteins encoded by one window of Salmonirosea aquatica:
- a CDS encoding ABC transporter ATP-binding protein, which yields MLDIKNLQKVFSTEEVETTALNGIDLEIKDGEFVAIMGPSGCGKSTLLNILGLLDNPSEGSYKFYETEVANMSERQRAQIRKGNIGFVFQSFNLIDELTVYENVELPLLYLQTPADERKQRVEAALERMSMMHRRNHFPQQLSGGQQQRTAIARAVVATPKIILADEPTGNLDSKNGEEVMNLLKQLNEAGTTIIMVTHSPYDAGFAHRTVNLFDGKVVTEKVHI from the coding sequence ATGCTTGACATAAAAAACCTCCAAAAAGTATTTTCCACCGAGGAAGTGGAAACCACCGCCCTGAACGGCATCGACCTGGAAATTAAGGACGGCGAGTTTGTAGCCATTATGGGCCCTTCGGGTTGTGGTAAATCCACGCTTTTGAATATCCTCGGGCTTTTGGACAATCCGAGCGAAGGCTCCTACAAATTTTACGAAACCGAGGTAGCCAATATGTCGGAGCGGCAGCGGGCGCAGATCCGGAAGGGAAATATTGGTTTTGTGTTCCAGAGCTTCAACCTGATCGACGAGCTGACGGTCTATGAAAACGTGGAACTGCCGTTGCTCTACCTACAGACTCCTGCCGATGAGCGCAAGCAGCGCGTAGAGGCAGCCCTTGAGCGCATGAGCATGATGCACCGTCGCAACCACTTTCCGCAGCAGCTTTCCGGTGGTCAGCAGCAGCGCACGGCCATTGCCCGGGCCGTGGTAGCTACCCCCAAGATCATTCTGGCGGATGAGCCGACGGGTAACCTCGACTCCAAGAATGGTGAAGAGGTAATGAATCTATTAAAACAACTCAATGAAGCGGGTACCACCATCATTATGGTGACGCACTCACCCTATGATGCCGGTTTTGCCCACCGCACGGTGAATCTGTTTGACGGGAAAGTCGTGACCGAGAAGGTACATATTTAG
- a CDS encoding ABC transporter permease: MLRHRNYSLLNMAGLAVGLASSVLILLWVNYEVSHDQFHARHDRIYRIMLNLSSPSNETQTYDAVPMPMAEEIKAKVPGVERATRYSWGERSLFSFGEKSIIEEGRAAEPDFLKIFSFELLEGDPATALTEPNTLLLTQRLARKYFGDTNPIGKQIQLERAETYRIVGVIADIPPNSSLNFGYLRPFRTEELQSTNWGENNIQLFTLLAPEASPAAVQTQLQRIVQRQLPTLKNRTYFLQSLNDWYLRSNFKNGKYSGNGRIVYVWLFALVAGFIILIAGINFVNLSTARATQRAKEVGVRKVAGASRGTLVGQFLSESFVLTGIAGIVAIGLVLTALPFYNELFEKNNSGAPAELLISIDWHDPRYYVAYGAILALLGLSAGLYPAFVMSSFQPARVLKGIRDKQSQNTIRLRESLVVVQFVCSILLLAGTIVIYRQIQFIQNINLGYQKDNVVYFSTGNIDIATIEPILEAFAQTPGVQNLTRANTDFLGVARATYPDWPGQTSSARALTGVLNGDEDLLATMGIQLKAGRDFSHSFGTDSANVLLNEEAVKQFGFKNPVGHPITVDGISGSVIGVVKNFHLTTVHSRIEPLIIRCQPLETHLLFARLDGRNIPGTLRAMEQIYQKLNPGFPLNFSFLDQSYDSMYRSERQVSTLAKWFTGLTLFISCLGLFGLATFTAETRTKEIGVRKVLGASVVSIVTLLSKDFLKLVLIAMVIASPIAWYAMNEWLSDFAYKIDISWWVFALAGGRAVGIALLTVSFQSVKAALMNPVKSLRSE; encoded by the coding sequence TTGCTGCGACATAGAAACTACTCACTGTTGAACATGGCCGGGTTGGCTGTGGGGCTTGCGAGTTCGGTGTTGATTTTGCTTTGGGTGAATTACGAAGTCAGCCATGACCAGTTTCATGCCCGACACGACCGGATATACCGGATCATGCTGAACCTATCGTCTCCCTCGAATGAAACGCAGACCTATGATGCGGTGCCGATGCCTATGGCGGAGGAAATAAAAGCCAAGGTACCTGGAGTCGAACGGGCAACGCGTTATTCGTGGGGAGAGCGGTCTCTGTTTTCCTTCGGCGAAAAATCGATAATAGAGGAGGGACGAGCTGCCGAACCCGATTTTCTGAAGATATTTAGCTTCGAGCTTCTGGAAGGTGACCCCGCGACGGCGCTCACCGAACCTAACACACTGCTGCTGACCCAGCGGTTGGCTCGTAAGTATTTCGGCGATACGAATCCGATTGGAAAACAGATTCAATTGGAGCGGGCCGAAACCTACCGGATAGTTGGCGTGATCGCCGATATTCCTCCCAATTCATCGCTTAATTTCGGGTACCTGCGTCCCTTTCGAACCGAAGAACTGCAATCGACAAACTGGGGAGAAAATAATATCCAGCTGTTCACACTGCTGGCCCCAGAAGCCAGCCCGGCCGCGGTTCAGACGCAGCTTCAGCGAATAGTCCAGCGGCAACTACCTACCTTGAAAAACCGCACCTACTTTCTTCAGTCACTCAACGATTGGTACCTCCGCTCTAACTTCAAAAACGGAAAATACAGCGGCAATGGACGGATTGTTTACGTTTGGCTTTTTGCCCTGGTCGCAGGATTCATTATACTAATCGCGGGAATCAATTTTGTGAATCTTTCTACCGCCCGGGCTACTCAGCGAGCCAAAGAGGTGGGAGTCCGTAAGGTAGCCGGAGCAAGTCGGGGTACATTGGTTGGCCAGTTCCTGAGCGAGTCCTTTGTGCTAACGGGGATAGCGGGTATAGTAGCTATCGGACTGGTTTTAACGGCGCTCCCTTTTTACAACGAGCTTTTCGAAAAAAACAACTCTGGCGCACCCGCCGAATTACTTATTTCCATCGATTGGCACGATCCACGCTACTACGTAGCCTATGGGGCAATTCTGGCACTATTGGGACTATCGGCAGGTCTGTATCCGGCTTTTGTCATGTCGTCTTTTCAACCAGCACGGGTGCTGAAAGGTATACGCGATAAGCAGAGTCAAAATACGATTCGGTTGCGTGAATCTCTGGTAGTCGTGCAATTTGTTTGTTCCATTCTACTTCTGGCTGGGACGATCGTGATTTATCGACAAATTCAGTTTATTCAAAATATTAACCTCGGTTATCAGAAAGACAATGTAGTGTATTTCAGCACAGGAAATATTGACATTGCTACTATTGAACCCATCCTGGAAGCGTTCGCCCAAACACCTGGCGTACAAAACCTCACCAGAGCGAACACCGATTTTTTAGGCGTTGCCAGGGCCACCTACCCCGACTGGCCTGGTCAAACTTCCAGCGCACGAGCCTTGACTGGTGTTCTGAATGGAGATGAAGACCTGCTCGCCACGATGGGTATTCAACTTAAAGCCGGACGGGACTTTTCGCATTCCTTTGGCACCGATTCGGCCAATGTTTTACTCAACGAAGAAGCCGTAAAGCAGTTCGGTTTTAAAAATCCGGTGGGTCATCCGATTACGGTAGATGGCATTTCCGGATCGGTAATCGGAGTTGTCAAAAATTTTCACCTGACTACTGTTCATTCCCGTATCGAGCCACTAATCATCCGGTGCCAGCCGCTGGAAACGCATCTCCTTTTTGCCCGCCTCGATGGGCGAAATATCCCGGGTACCTTAAGAGCAATGGAACAAATCTACCAGAAGCTAAACCCAGGTTTTCCGCTGAATTTCTCATTTCTGGATCAGAGCTACGATTCGATGTACCGTAGCGAGCGTCAGGTTAGTACACTAGCAAAATGGTTTACAGGACTGACACTCTTTATTTCCTGCCTCGGCCTCTTCGGCCTCGCCACCTTCACCGCCGAAACCCGTACTAAAGAAATCGGCGTCCGCAAGGTACTTGGAGCAAGTGTAGTCAGCATCGTTACGCTACTTTCCAAGGATTTTCTCAAACTTGTATTGATTGCCATGGTCATAGCTTCGCCCATCGCCTGGTATGCCATGAACGAATGGCTATCGGATTTTGCCTATAAAATCGACATAAGTTGGTGGGTATTTGCTTTGGCGGGCGGGCGGGCCGTGGGTATTGCACTATTAACAGTAAGTTTCCAAAGCGTGAAGGCGGCATTGATGAATCCGGTGAAGTCGTTGCGCAGCGAGTAA